In the Theobroma cacao cultivar B97-61/B2 chromosome 1, Criollo_cocoa_genome_V2, whole genome shotgun sequence genome, one interval contains:
- the LOC18614430 gene encoding UPF0481 protein At3g47200, which yields MENTDQENSPRIETHHRPQVFEIDMVLQLDPECRIYKVPSPFREANEKAYTPQLISIGPLHCDNQKLDKMEWKMRTFNQFSSRISPETFGKFPSYIGEHGRQIRRCYGLEFFFNAEFEASKFEKIILYDAVFIIELLLMHYEEGEIYNLVWRSEWFSTKLRLDLMLLENQLPFFVLEDLYNLAFPVSDHSPSFLDLACSYFTIYKDPTMYQKGIKHFTDLTRCSLVISRPSIKNKISDDNMYTATMLHEAGVKFEVSNDRLLNVTFEKGVLKIPIFVASYATETICRNVMACEQCDFREEAYFCSYIQLLNSFVVSEKDVDLLIKKNIIVNNFGSHRAVAEMINNLTVELVLPTGLYSEIGRDLNLYYERSWNPTIRTLKHVYFKNIWRGTATIVASIVVLLTLIQTVMAILDRAIPMK from the coding sequence ATGGAAAACACCGACCAAGAAAATTCTCCACGAATTGAAACTCACCACCGACCCCAAGTTTTCGAAATTGATATGGTGTTACAGCTTGATCCTGAGTGTCGTATTTACAAGGTCCCTAGTCCTTTTCGTGAAGCAAACGAAAAAGCCTACACCCCTCAATTGATTTCAATAGGGCCTCTTCATTGTGATAAccaaaaattggataaaatggAGTGGAAAATGAGAACTTTCAACCAATTTTCTTCGAGGATTTCCCCCGAGACATTTGGAAAATTTCCGAGCTACATCGGAGAGCATGGCAGACAAATACGCAGGTGTTATGGCTTggaatttttctttaatgctGAGTTCGAGGCTTCCaagtttgagaaaataatattatatgatGCAGTTTTTATCATTGAGCTTTTATTGATGCACTATGAAGAAGGAGAAATCTACAACTTAGTATGGCGTAGTGAATGGTTTAGTACAAAGCTTCGACTGGATCTGATGTTACTGGAAAATCAACTCCCCTTCTTTGTACTTGAAGATCTATATAACCTAGCTTTTCCTGTCTCTGATCATTCACCTTCTTTTCTTGATCTTGCTTGTAGTTACTTCACTATCTATAAAGATCCAACAATGTACCAAAAGGGGATTAAACACTTTACGGATTTAACCAGATGCAGTCTAGTGATTAGTCGTCCatcaatcaaaaataagatCAGTGATGACAACATGTACACCGCAACGATGTTGCATGAAGCTGGTGTTAAGTTTGAAGTTAGTAATGACCGCTTGCTTAATGTAACATTTGAGAAAGGAGTGCTAAAAATCCCAATTTTTGTTGCATCCTACGCAACCGAGACTATTTGTCGAAATGTGATGGCCTGTGAACAATGTGACTTTCGAGAAGAAGCTTACTTTTGTAGTTATATTCAACTActaaattcttttgttgtcTCTGAAAAAGATGTAgatttattgataaaaaaaaatataattgtcAATAATTTTGGTAGCCACAGAGCTGTGGCAGAAATGATTAACAATCTTACGGTGGAACTTGTGCTGCCCACTGGGCTCTACAGCGAAATCGGAAGGGATCTAAACCTATATTATGAGAGGTCTTGGAATCCGACAATAAGAACCTTGAAGCatgtctatttcaaaaatatttggaGAGGAACTGCGACTATAGTTGCTTCTATTGTGGTGTTACTCACTCTTATACAAACTGTAATGGCAATCTTAGATCGGGCAATTCCcatgaaataa
- the LOC18614431 gene encoding UPF0481 protein At3g47200 has translation MTSEETQKNFESYMEKEVQRIYRCYDIQFVFGLEASKFKKIILRDAIFIIVLFLVKVGEHIIDEDDNFLIRRVLLTVELSTDLMLLENQLPFFVFEDLYYLAFGNTGKPFLYLDYHFFNVYRSLSFEEKKVAHFTDLIRYDAVKNCPSISHLAWQNTYNATMLREAGVKFKRTYRFGKVKFEKRVLEFPFICVTYETDITFRNLIAFKQCHYSNDAHFASYVQLLDSLIDTEEDVDILVKEGIIKNKLGSSTALANMINNLAVGIVNISFVYGDIGWNLNNYYANSWNRIMATLKHVYFNDLWRGTAIVAASIVVLLTITQTLLAILDRAMLTK, from the coding sequence atgacTTCCGAGGAGACACAGAAAAATTTCGAGAGCTACATGGAAAAGGAAGTACAACGTATATACAGGTGTTATGATATCCAGTTTGTCTTTGGGTTGGAGGCTTCCAAGTTTAAGAAGATAATACTACGTGATGCAATTTTTATCATTGTGCTCTTCTTGGTGAAAGTTGGAGAACATATCATTGACGAGGACGACAACTTCTTAATCCGTAGAGTACTGTTAACAGTTGAACTTTCAACAGATTTGATGTTACTTGAAAATCAACTCCCGTTCTTTGTCTTTGAAGATTTATATTACCTAGCTTTTGGTAATACGGGTAAACCCTTTCTCTATCTTGATTATCATTTCTTCAATGTCTATCGTTCTTTATCATTCGAGGAAAAGAAGGTTGCACACTTTACGGATTTAATTAGATATGATGCAGTTAAAAATTGCCCATCAATCTCACATCTTGCATGGCAGAACACATATAATGCAACGATGTTGCGTGAGGCTGGTGTCAAGTTTAAGCGTACATACAGATTCGGTAAAGTAAAATTTGAGAAGAGAGTACTGgaattcccatttatttgtgtgaCGTACGAAACTGACATCACCTTTAGAAACTTGATAGCCTTCAAACAATGTCACTATTCAAATGATGCTCATTTTGCTAGTTACGTTCAACTACTAGACTCTCTTATTGATACTGAAGAAGATGTAGATATACTAGTAAAGGAAGGGATTATTAAGAATAAATTGGGTAGTAGTACAGCTTTGGCAAATATGATAAACAATCTTGCAGTGGGAATCGTAAATATAAGTTTTGTCTATGGCGATATTGGATGGAACCTAAACAACTATTATGCTAATTCTTGGAACCGTATAATGGCAACCTTGAAGCATGTCTATTTCAACGATCTTTGGAGAGGAACTGCGATTGTTGCTGCTTCCATCGTGGTGCTACTCACTATCACACAAACTTTATTGGCAATCTTGGATCGAGCAATGCTCACAAAATAG
- the LOC18614432 gene encoding putative UPF0481 protein At3g02645, giving the protein MANTDQESAPLIEDNHQPQDLAIDIPEEDLEPAPECSIYKVPSCFREANQKAFTPQLISIGPIHRGNTILARMERQKQRYYQKFRQRTSKKTLEEFSSFIKEHVSGICKCYDVDFGFDTELEVSKFVKMILFDAIFIIELFLRNSENEVNDFLFRGRWLRVELQTDLMLLENQLPLFVLEDLYNLAFLTSDKPSFLHLACFYFCIDGDQTFKRKGIKHFTDLIRCHAVTTRPSNSDEKIDNKNMYNATMLHEAGVKFEVVDDDLLNVKFEKGVLQIPPFPVVNATETIFRNLMVFEQCHYLGEAFFCSYIQLLNYLIDTDKDVDLLVKEGIFDNRTGSSVAVANMINNLLWKLPKNQQR; this is encoded by the coding sequence ATGGCAAACACCGACCAAGAAAGTGCTCCACTAATTGAAGACAACCACCAGCCCCAAGATTTGGCAATTGATATCCCTGAAGAAGACTTAGAGCCTGCGCCTGAGTGCAGTATTTACAAGGTCCCTAGTTGTTTTCGTGAAGCAAACCAAAAAGCCTTCACTCCGCAGTTGATTTCAATAGGGCCTATTCATCGTGGTAACACAATTTTGGCTCGAATGGAGCGGCAAAAGCAGAGATATTACCAAAAATTTCGTCAAAGGACTTCCAAGAAGACATTGGAAGAATTTTCGAGCTTCATCAAAGAGCATGTAAGTGGTATATGCAAGTGTTATGATGTCGACTTTGGTTTTGACACTGAGTTGGAGGTTTCTAAGTTTGTGAAGATGATATTATTTGATGCAATTTTTATCATTGAGTTATTCTTGAGGAACTCTGAAAATGAAGTCAATGACTTCTTATTCCGTGGAAGATGGTTAAGAGTTGAACTTCAAACGGATTTGATGTTACTTGAAAATCAACTCCCGTTATTTGTCCTTGAAGATTTATATAACCTAGCTTTTCTTACCTCTGATAAACCCTCTTTTCTCCATCTTGCTTGCTTTTATTTCTGTATCGATGGCGATCAAACATTCAAACGAAAGGGGATTAAACACTTCACAGATTTAATTAGATGCCATGCAGTGACAACTCGTCCCTCTAATTCAGATGAGAAAATCGACAACAAGAACATGTACAACGCAACGATGTTGCATGAGGCTGGTGTTAAGTTTGAAGTTGTAGATGACGACTTGCTTAATGTAAAATTTGAGAAGGGAGTGCTACAGATCCCACCTTTTCCGGTGGTGAATGCAACCGAGACTATTTTTAGAAACCTGATGGTCTTCGAACAATGTCATTATCTAGGAGAAGCTTTTTTTTGTAGTTATATTCAACTACTGAATTATCTTATTGACACTGATAAAGATGTGGATTTATTGGTAAAGGAAGGGATTTTTGACAATAGAACAGGTAGCAGTGTAGCTGTGGCAAATATGATTAACAATCTGTTGTGGAAATTGCctaagaatcaacaaagataa
- the LOC18614434 gene encoding UPF0481 protein At3g47200 produces MAANTDQEIAPLIENNDQPQDLEIDIPKEDYEPAPECCIYKVPSHFREANRKAYTPQLISIGPIHHGNTNLARMERQKQRYYNKFCQRTSKKTLEEFKSFIKAHVSGICRCYDIEFAFDLELKGFNFEKMILFDAIFIIELFLRNFEEVNDDFLFSKVWLRAKLETDLLLLENQLPFFILEALYNLAFVASNYPSFFYLTCLYLRLEQDQTFNKKGIKHFLDLTRSILVRTCPSNSDERTDRMYNATKLHEAGVKFKATGDVGDDYVLDDLLNVKFEEGVLQIPCFYVDYETETWFRNLMAFEQCHYPKVPCFCSYIVLLDHLVETDKDVDLLIKKKILINEMGSSAAVTTMINNLHTGVASLSMCYDKLAKDLNEYYDNSWNRRCATLNHVYFNNLWRGTATVTAFIVVVLTLTQTVLAILERAMPTK; encoded by the coding sequence ATGGCAGCAAACACCGACCAAGAAATTGCTCCACTTATTGAAAACAACGACCAACCCCAAGATTTGGAAATTGATATCCCTAAAGAAGACTATGAGCCTGCTCCTGAGTGTTGTATTTACAAGGTCCCTAGTCATTTTCGTGAAGCAAACCGAAAAGCCTACACTCCGCAGTTGATTTCAATAGGGCCTATTCATCATGGTAACACAAATTTGGCTCGAATGGAGAGGCAAAAGCAGAGATATTACAACAAATTTTGTCAAAGGACTTCCAAGAAGACATTGGAAGAATTTAAGAGCTTTATCAAAGCGCATGTAAGTGGTATATGCAGGTGTTATGATATCGAATTTGCCTTTGATCTTGAATTGAAGGGTTTTAACTTTGAGAAGATGATATTATTTGATGCAATTTTTATCATCGAGCTATTCCTGAGGAACTTTGAAGAAGTCAACGACGATTTTTTATTCTCTAAAGTATGGTTAAGAGCTAAACTTGAAACGGATTTGCTATTACTTGAAAATCAACTCCCGTTCTTTATCCTTGAAGCTTTATATAACCTAGCTTTTGTTGCCTCTAATTATCCTTCTTTTTTCTATCTTACTTGCTTGTACTTAAGACTCGAGCAAGATCAAACATTCAACAAAAAAGGGATTAAACACTTTTTAGATTTAACTAGAAGCATTTTAGTGAGAACTTGTCCCTCAAACTCAGATGAGAGAACCGACCGCATGTACAATGCAACGAAGTTGCATGAGGCCGGTGTCAAGTTTAAAGCTACTGGAGATGTTGGAGATGATTATGTTCTAGATGACTTGCTTAACGTAAAATTTGAGGAAGGAGTGCTACAAATCCCATGTTTTTATGTGGACTATGAAACTGAGACTTGGTTTAGAAACCTTATGGCTTTCGAACAATGTCACTATCCAAAAGTGCCTTGTTTTTGTAGTTATATTGTACTACTAGACCATCTTGTTGAAACTGATAAAGATGTGGATTTattgataaagaaaaagattctTATTAATGAAATGGGAAGTAGTGCAGCTGTGACAACTATGATTAACAATCTCCATACGGGAGTTGCATCACTTTCTATGTGCTATGACAAACTGGCAAAGGATTTAAACGAGTATTATGATAATTCTTGGAATCGTAGATGTGCAACTTTGAATCATGTCTATTTCAACAATCTTTGGAGAGGAACTGCGACTGTTACTGCTTTCATTGTGGTAGTACTTACTCTCACACAAACCGTATTAGCAATCTTGGAACGAGCAATGCCTACAAAATAA